Below is a window of Undibacterium sp. YM2 DNA.
TGGACCTGGTCGCAAGGTTATTTGCCGGGTACAACCACACCTTTGGCGGCGGGTAATGGCAATGGCTTCAAACTCGGTGGTTATGGTGGCGTATATGTATCGAACGCGGCCAAGCATACGATACGTTACTCGGTTGCCTTTAATAACAAGGCAGCAGGTTTTTACGCCAATCATCACCCGATTGCGAATGATTTCTACAACAACACCAGCTACGGTAACAACAGCGATTTCAACATGCTTGGCATAGATGAAAATGGCAATGCGGTGAACCTCGGTAACCTGCGTAACAACATCGCATTTGGTGGGACGCTGGTGTCCAATATGACGGGTGCCAACGATCAGTTTAATTCCTGGAACCTCGCAGTCACGGTTTCGTCAGCTGACTTCCAAAGCATATCCACCACTGGCTGGGATGCTCCACGTCAGGCCGATGGCAGTCTGCCTGTACTGAACAAGTTCCGCCTGGTTTCTGGTAGCGACCTGATCAACAAAGGCACTAACGTTGGCCTGCCTTTCAACGGCTCTGCACCAGACCTGGGGGCATTTGAAAACTGATAGATCTGATCATAAATAGGATGAGTGCGAACAAGACGATTTGGGATGCAGTGCAAGGCGTGACGCGAAGCAAAGGCTCATTCCTTAGCGAGGACGAGGTAATAAAATTTGCGCTGCAATGCGCCTAAATCGTCAGGTTCCGACGGGTTTTCCTCATAACGCGTGCTGGACTGCGTTATGAGGCAAACGCATCTCATCCTATTTATGAAATGAGTTCTACTATTTGTGCAACGACGGCTCGTTTTCTCTGTTCTTGCAATTGGTCGGTAAATACCCTTCCCACTTCCACGGCGTATATACATCCTGTATCAGCAAGGCCAGCAGCTCTTTGAAGATACCATCGCCATTAGAGCTGTTGCTCATGATAACTACAGCAGTTTTTTGTTCGTCGAATACTACGGAATGGTTTTCCCAGCCGTCATCATGGCCTTCCTTGAAATAGGCTGTACCATAAGGTGTTTGGAAAATACCCCAACCCAGGCCATAAGCCAGTTGTATCTGCTTATTCTCATCTGTTGATGCAGTCGATAGGGTGGGGAACTGGCTGGGTGTGGTGATGGCAATCTGCGGTGCCAGCATGATGGCTTTTGCTTCTTTGCTGATGATGCTTGCCTGCATGATGCCTTGTATGAAGCGTGCATAATCGTTGAGACTCGTGTCCATGGATCCTGCGGCGTTTACTTTTTTCCTTTTTACATGGCCCAGTGTTTTTTCTTTTTCATCGTGACCAACTGCAAGGTTGTCATTGAAACGGTCTTGCCATTGCATGCTGGTGTTATGCATGGCCAGTGGATTGAAAATGCGTTCCTGGATTAATGTATCTACACTTTTTTGCGTGACGGTTTCAACGACGAATTGCGCCAGATTGATGCCTTCGCCTGAATAGGCATATCTGCTGCCAGGAGTAAATTTAATCTCCAGTTTCTTGCCGGGGTTGAGCCAGCGAAAATTGGCAAAGCCTGCAGTGTGGTTCAACAACATCCGCAGCGTAATTGCCAGATAGCGCGGGTCATCTGCGAGATCGCGGTAGTTGTCATAGTCTGGCAAGGGCTTGGGCAGATATTGTTGTATCGGCAGGTCCAGATCAAGCACACTTTCTGCCGCCAGTTGCGCCACTAGTGTGGCGAACACGGCCTTGGTGAAGGATGCGCCGTACATGACGGTATCTGTGGTCAGTGGCAGTAGTTTCTCTTTATCGCGGAAACCAAAGCTCTTGTTATAAACAATCTTGTTGTCATTTAGGATGGCGATATTCAGTCCGGTGACACATGAGGCGACCATCATTTTGCTGCGCTTGTCTTCAATGGTTTGCGAAGAAATGCTGGAGCCATCAAGCCGTTTGATGATGACGGGCTGCGCCAGTGTAGGGATGCTGGCGGCAAGTAATATGGGGAGCATCATGAAGCTGGTTAATGCATTTCGCCACATGATGCATGTTCTCCCTTTAGAAGATTTTTGCTGCTGAGGTCTCTGTTCAGGTCTGTTCAGGTTTAAACCTACCCTTAAAACATGAACGATTTCACCAGATTCAAATCGCCGATCTTGCGCAATGGAATGACAAAGCTTTCGCGTTTTTCTCTGGCTGTATTTTCATAAAATACCAGGGTCACACGGGTAGTGATGATGGGTTGTTTGCGCTGGCCTTCATCGAAGTTATAGCCACCTGCGCCATAGTTACCCCAATAGTTGACGAACACGTGGTAAGCACCGTGCTTGGGGGCGATCGTCGTGAACATCTCTGGCCCTGGGCCATCGACGCTATCTACATCGAGGCCACCGCCACCATTCAGTATTGGCGCTGCGAAAAAGGCGTGCTGACCATCGGGCGTAATGATATGCAGATCAACTTCTGCCTCAGGCGCATCCCACGAGCAGATGATGCGTAGCTGCGGTGACAGTTGCTGGGTATTGGCTTCGTAATATTGCACGCGTTGCAGGCTCTTGCCGTCTGGCCCCTTGATTTCTATATTGTTGGAACCACTGCCAAAGGCATAGTGGCGTTCAAAGCGGCCATCTGTGCCGTAATTGAGCACCATGGGATTGCCATTGACGATGAGGGTATGCTTGCGCTGTTTGCCCGCATCACGGATATGGCCTTCGATAAGGGTGCGGTTTTTTTGCGTGCCACGGTCTATCGGCGGCAAGGGATAGGAGGCACGTGTATCGCTGGATTTATCGGTCAGGCCGCCATAGTTCCAGCCGCCACGCGGGCTGTTGATGGTGGGCTGGTCTTCAGCTATACAATTGGCGGCAGCGACGAACAGGGTGCATGCCAGCAGGGCAGGTTTCATCATTGTTTGCATGATCATTACGGATAGGTAAAGGATTTAACCAGGGTCAGTTCACCAGGTTTGCGCATAGGCACCTGAAAGCTTTGCTGCTTCTCGGCCAGAGTGCCTTCCTGGCTGATGATGGCAACTCTGGCGATAGTCAGTTTTTTGTCGTCGCCGCCACTGCCATAGTAATTGACATAGACATGATAAGTACCTTTCGGCGGTGTCGTACTGGCATAAATCTCAGGGCCATAACCGGTGGTGACATCCACATCAAGTGCGCCGCCATTCTGTACGACGCGGTTACCATAGAACACATGCTGACCATCCGGCGAGACTACATGCAAATCCAGGTCAGTGCCATCGCTATCCCAGGACAAGACTACACGCAGACGTGGGTTGGGGCGGCTGGTATTGGTGTCATAAAATTGTACCCGTTTGACTTCGCTGCCATCGGGACTGCGCACTTCTACATTATTCGAACCGGAACTGAAAGAGTAAGGGCGGGAGAACTCGCCACTTTCACCAATAGCCAGAGGCATAGCGGCACCGTTGACAATGAGCTTGCCAGGTTTCTTTTTGTTGCTGGTGCTGATGCGGCCCTTGATCAAAGCCATTTCGCTTTGCCCTTCGGTATTAACCGAAGACGCAGGGTAATGCACAGGCTGTTTAAAGCCAGAAGCTTCGCCACCACTATTACGCCATCCGCCGCGCGGCAGTTCTATCGTGGCGTCTGCTGATGCATTTAAGTGAAAGCCAGCAAGCAGGCTGCCCGCGATGCATATGATGAGTCGCTTTTGGTGAAACTTGATCATGTTGTTCCTTCTATGAGACGGCGGGCCAGTTTTTCCACATAGTCTTCGTTGGCGCCGTTCGGATGAAATCGTAAAGCCAGGTGCAGGTATTCATGGGCGAGGGTGATGCGCTCGTCCAGACTGCGCCAGCCGCGGGCGTAGATGCGCATGCGCTTCTGGTCTGAATAGGGGTTGCCGCTTGCCAGCGAGCAGATGGCTGGTGGGGTATCAGGATGCTCAAAACCGGGTTCACGACGCAATATGCTTTGCCATTTGCTGCTGGCAGTGCTTAACCAGGTTTGCGCTGCTGCCAGTGGTTTGCAGTCAGATTTGCCGTTGAAGCTGGCGACGCTGGCTTGCGGATAACTGGTGGCCAGGATACGTTCAAAACTCCAGCCCTGGTTTGCCTGCTTCGTCGCTTCTTTCAATGACATGCGGTTGTTGCCTGCACTGTCATTGTGGTAGCGCACGTTTGCCCCTTGCAATATCAGGTCATCCGTGAACCAGGCCGCTGCCAGGGCCGCATCGGTGGGGGCATTGGCGCTGACGCGCTGGCGGGTAGTGCTGTCGGCAATGCGCCAGCAGCCATGATCAAAAGCAGCGTTCTGCACCAGATAGCTACGCGCCGCAATCGCCAGGCTGCGGGCAGCCTGTATATTGCTGGCGTCGCCCTCACGGTCTATGACGCGGGCGACATAGTCATTGATGCTGACGCGGCCGGTGATCTGTGGTGCCACGCCTGGGGCGCGTTGCAGCGTCAGGCTGCCATTGCTATTGATGTCCAGGCTATTGCCGTTGGCGAATTGCAGTCGATATTTGCCGGACAGCGTTCCCGCACGCGCAGGAGCGTTTGCAGATATGGACAATACTTCGCGTAATGGATAGCGCGCAAAAAAATCTACATCCACGCAATGTGCTTCATCACCGACATTGTCCATATTATTGATGCCCGTCCAGCGAGGAGCGGGCAAGGTAGTTGCCAGAGCACTGGCCCAGGTCGTGAGGGTAGAGCGGCTGGAACCACGGGCACCAAACCAGAACGGCGTGCCATCTGCCAGCCAGCCTGCTGCGCCGCCAAAGGCGCTGTTGTCAGGCAAATGCCAGGAATAAGTTTTGTAACGTATGCCTGTGCCCAGTTGTGTCCAGGCTTCGCGGCCATAACCCTGTACCGCTGTTTCCAGCAAGGCTGTGCGTGCGGCAGCGCGGGCGTGTGGTGAGAATTTATTCAGGGTTTCCAGTAAGTCTTTTACGCTGATCTGGGTGTCGGGCTGCAATTGTGCTGTGCGTTGCAGCCAGTTGGCATCGCTACGGGTTTGCCAGTAACTTTTCCAAGCCTTGTCATTGACACCTAATCGCGCTGGTGAGAAATAAGGGGCGCAGGAGCGTGCCAGGGCAGAGTCGCGTTCTACCTGCTCACCGGGTTCACAGCAATACAGGTCTTCGTTTTTTTCTTGCTGTTCACGCACGTCCTTGCGCAAATCTTTTTTTGCTGCACAGGTGTACGCAGTTTCCTGTACATGATTGTCTTGCAGGTAGGCGTAGACAAATAACTTCCACAAGCTACCCAAGGGTATCTTTTGATCTATGGCCTTGTTGTCCTGAGAGTTCAGGGAACGCATTTCCACCTGGCCATCACGCAGCCAGGCGACGGTGGCCGTGCTTGCTGCATCTGCGGCATGAGCAACATGCGCAGATGCAGCCAGCGTGACTACTGTCGCACTGGCAAGCATGATGGTGCTGATCGCTTTGCGGGCAGGATCAGCGGATTTCCATAAATGCACGTGGCTTGTCCTCAAAGGCTTTCTGGTCTGGCTGGTACATGCGGTAGTAGCGTGCTGGTGGCAGGGCGAACTTGCCGGTTTGCGCTGCGCGCACCAGATGACGTATCACGACCTGGCCATCCAGTGCATCCACCGGCACGGCATAGCCGCGTGGTGTTTGCTCGTAGCGTGCACGTTCCATCGCTTCCATATCTTTGCCGCCAGGGTAACGCAGGCTGATGCCCCAGGTGGAGCGGTCAGCCGAAGTGCCTGGTGGCAGAGGTACTTCAACAATACCGAAGTTCAGTTCAGGGCCAGAGGTGCGGGTAAGTACTACTTCATCCAGATAAACTTCATCTGTCTTCAGTGCTGCACCTTCGCCCAGCAATTCCAGTTTGAAGCCAGCTTTGCCTGCGACTGGCTGCACAGGTGCGCCAGTAGTTGGATTGATGGCAGGTTTGCTGGCACTGCTTGGCGCTGGCAGTGCTTCTGGTACCAGGCGGTAAATGCGACGTTCCACCTTTACTGGCAAGCTGGATTTTTCTGGTTCACGGCTGTCGAACTGGGCAATCGCAATCATGCCTGCGCTTGGGTTGGAAACCATTTTGATCACAGCTGGTGTTGGCGTAGCTGCGGTGGCATTCCAGCGATACACGCTTTGACCTGTGACGGTTTCACGCGCCTGCCAGCCAGCTTCCAGTTCCACCTTGGCCATATTATTGCGCAACAGAGGATCATTACTGCCAGACTTGCCACCGAGAGCGCGGTAAGTCCACAGCAGGCTTAAGGCGCGGTCTATGGTAGGCGACTCTGCTCTCACACGTTCCAGCACGGCAGCAGCATCACTGGCAGGGCGTTTGCCTGTCAGTATCAGCAAGGCTTCACCCAATGGCAGATCAGCCTGGTGTACGCGGGCTGCGGCTTCTGGCAAAGTCGTGACGGTAATGCCAGTCAGGTTGCCTTTGCTTTGCTGGACTACATAGGCCGCCAGCAAGGTGCTCATGGCGTGTTGTACATCATCATCCTTGTTGGCAAAGATCATGCTGTTCATGCCTGAACGCGGGGTGATCACGACAGGTTTTGCAAACGCGCCTTTGGCACCGAGTTCTTCACTCAGGGCTTCGGCCATGGATTTTACCGGCAAGCCCATGTCCTGCATCCAGTACAACATCAGGGCGCGCTGCCAATGTGATTGCTTGACGCCATCCTTGCGGTAGACATCATTCAGGCGGTCAAAATGGCCTTCTGGCAGCGACAGTTTCAAGGCGCGGCTGGCATGCCAGTCAGCATAGTAGGCATAGGTGGTCAGCAGGGCGTCGCCATCTTTTTCTGGCACACTCCACCAGCCAAAAGTCGCGTTTGGCCCGGCCATTTGTGCCAGGCGGAAGCGGTAGCTGTACAGCCTTTGTGTCAGTTGTGCAGCCAGTCTTTCTTCACTAGGCAAGGTTGATTGCAGGGCCAGGCTGTAAGGGATGAGGCGGCTGGAAGTCTGCTCGACGCAACCGTATGGATAGTCGATCAAATCATCCATCAAGCGGCGGAACTGGGTGCTGGCACTGTCAGCAAATTGCAGTTGCAGGTTGCTGGCGTCAGGTGGCAGTTTCAAGACTGTTTCCTTGCCAGTCACAGGCACGCTGACCGAGCGCTGGCTCAGCCAATGCACAGGAATAACTTTCAGCGGCACATTGAGCGCATCAACAGTCTTGCCACCTACAGCGAGTGACAGGTCTATCTTGTTGTCGAGGCCATTGGCTTTCAAAGGTACGGAGATAAAGTTCGCACCAGGTTTCAGTTTCAGGCTTTCTTGTTTATTGACACCGGAACCGGTGATGTTCAGGCTGGCACTGGCATCCTGGTTGCCCTGATTGAAGATGGCAACGCTGGCATTCGGTGCATCCTGCACGCGCATCCAGTTCGGGCTGGTCCATTTCACATAAAAGTCTTTGTCTGAACGTACATAGGCGATGTTCTGACCTACATTGCCACCGGCCTCAGTCGCACGGACAGTAATGCGCCAGCGTGTCAGCGAATCGGGCATGGTGAAAGTCAGGCGGGCACGGCCAGCAGCATCCGTGGTAACGCTTGGTTGCCACAGGGCGGTATCCTTGTCTTCACGGCGTGGTCTTTCCAATACCTTGATGGCGCGCTCATGGGTTTGCCCGTTGGCCGGCAAGGCCAGCTTGGATGGCGGTACCGCCAGGTCATAAGCAATGAAGCTCAGGCTGGCAGAAGTGCGCACATTGTTACGGCGCGGATGATAGAAGAAGTCAGAAATATCGGGTGCAATTTCAGGTTGCAACACATAAATCATTTCATCGACCACACCTACCGTGAGCTGGCTGCCTGCGGCTGGCTTGCCATCGACCATGGCAGTCAGGTCCAGCGTGACTTTGTCACCAGGCGCATAGACGGCCTTGTCAGCTTTGACGGCGACATTGATGCGTGGCTGCTCAACTTTCAAACCCAGGTTCTGGAACACATAATCAGCGCCTTTGACATACACCACGGACAGGGTGATGTTGGGGCCATAGGTATCTTGCACAGGGATTTCAACTTTCCACTGCATCGGTGACAAGCGCTTGGCACTGAGCCAGCCACTTGCATTGCTCATCAGGGCGGTTTTTTCTACCTTGTCACGTTCCAGGGTGAACAGCGCCTGGTCGATTTGCTGCGGGAAGGTGATCAGCGCACTGGCAGTCTCACCTGGTTTGTAGCTGGTCTTGTCAAATACCATTTCTATCGAGCCTTGCGGTGCACTGACGCCAGCGCCACTGACATAATGCGAAGTGGCACCAAGGATATTGCCTGCTGCATCACGTACAGACAGGGTATAGGTACCAGGTTCAGCAAAAGCCAGTGTCAATTTGTTGGCGTTGGCGAGCTTGCCGTTCGATTTTTTCTGGTTTTCCAGT
It encodes the following:
- a CDS encoding YfaP family protein, with translation MQTMMKPALLACTLFVAAANCIAEDQPTINSPRGGWNYGGLTDKSSDTRASYPLPPIDRGTQKNRTLIEGHIRDAGKQRKHTLIVNGNPMVLNYGTDGRFERHYAFGSGSNNIEIKGPDGKSLQRVQYYEANTQQLSPQLRIICSWDAPEAEVDLHIITPDGQHAFFAAPILNGGGGLDVDSVDGPGPEMFTTIAPKHGAYHVFVNYWGNYGAGGYNFDEGQRKQPIITTRVTLVFYENTAREKRESFVIPLRKIGDLNLVKSFMF
- a CDS encoding serine hydrolase, with protein sequence MMLPILLAASIPTLAQPVIIKRLDGSSISSQTIEDKRSKMMVASCVTGLNIAILNDNKIVYNKSFGFRDKEKLLPLTTDTVMYGASFTKAVFATLVAQLAAESVLDLDLPIQQYLPKPLPDYDNYRDLADDPRYLAITLRMLLNHTAGFANFRWLNPGKKLEIKFTPGSRYAYSGEGINLAQFVVETVTQKSVDTLIQERIFNPLAMHNTSMQWQDRFNDNLAVGHDEKEKTLGHVKRKKVNAAGSMDTSLNDYARFIQGIMQASIISKEAKAIMLAPQIAITTPSQFPTLSTASTDENKQIQLAYGLGWGIFQTPYGTAYFKEGHDDGWENHSVVFDEQKTAVVIMSNSSNGDGIFKELLALLIQDVYTPWKWEGYLPTNCKNRENEPSLHK
- a CDS encoding DUF2300 domain-containing protein, with protein sequence MHLWKSADPARKAISTIMLASATVVTLAASAHVAHAADAASTATVAWLRDGQVEMRSLNSQDNKAIDQKIPLGSLWKLFVYAYLQDNHVQETAYTCAAKKDLRKDVREQQEKNEDLYCCEPGEQVERDSALARSCAPYFSPARLGVNDKAWKSYWQTRSDANWLQRTAQLQPDTQISVKDLLETLNKFSPHARAAARTALLETAVQGYGREAWTQLGTGIRYKTYSWHLPDNSAFGGAAGWLADGTPFWFGARGSSRSTLTTWASALATTLPAPRWTGINNMDNVGDEAHCVDVDFFARYPLREVLSISANAPARAGTLSGKYRLQFANGNSLDINSNGSLTLQRAPGVAPQITGRVSINDYVARVIDREGDASNIQAARSLAIAARSYLVQNAAFDHGCWRIADSTTRQRVSANAPTDAALAAAWFTDDLILQGANVRYHNDSAGNNRMSLKEATKQANQGWSFERILATSYPQASVASFNGKSDCKPLAAAQTWLSTASSKWQSILRREPGFEHPDTPPAICSLASGNPYSDQKRMRIYARGWRSLDERITLAHEYLHLALRFHPNGANEDYVEKLARRLIEGTT
- a CDS encoding YfaP family protein — protein: MIKFHQKRLIICIAGSLLAGFHLNASADATIELPRGGWRNSGGEASGFKQPVHYPASSVNTEGQSEMALIKGRISTSNKKKPGKLIVNGAAMPLAIGESGEFSRPYSFSSGSNNVEVRSPDGSEVKRVQFYDTNTSRPNPRLRVVLSWDSDGTDLDLHVVSPDGQHVFYGNRVVQNGGALDVDVTTGYGPEIYASTTPPKGTYHVYVNYYGSGGDDKKLTIARVAIISQEGTLAEKQQSFQVPMRKPGELTLVKSFTYP
- a CDS encoding alpha-2-macroglobulin: MKATFKQSRYFTLLTALCAMLLFMPALAQDGGGGSSFFLLSDAAYGSGDTAMVRLEAQDMGQISELGGVDVYVYKVKDPLEFLKAQKNLHRIDAQGNYKGKGVSDALARTWDNWWDASRRMWRKLFSSDARKAVTSRAPEVRLHPLVKAPTPQQMNPLYQPLKAHTLVDSFRYPVHVAQPIQPPKGVKLDGSSSEFIMSPKGNVLIPLGKKEPGLYLVEAMVGSYRAVTLVFVSDSIAVTKVSSKQMLVWVADRRTSQAVADAKTVWTDGAGILSTGATDASGIVNFERDAPEKTYVYGEDSKGGVFVAENYYYDSEIYNTKLYAVTDRPLYRPGETVYVKFLGRTFVSARESTAITAGELKLQVFDANGFPVAARTLQMTPQSGGDTVFQLPDNAVAGGYELRFSYKGNSYGAAFRVAEYQKPHFEINVMPGKKDYKTNEEIKGKLQLVYPDGKPVVNAKADLTVRAQRLTIVEGDLGYAGQFPVQMSTTTFTTDSSGFVEFKLPAATEPSRYILSVLATDGAAYRVRSTKEILVERSAGTYSLKAERAFSAVGENMNFALAALPVPGNTVSTVSAPATWDWVRLENQKKSNGKLANANKLTLAFAEPGTYTLSVRDAAGNILGATSHYVSGAGVSAPQGSIEMVFDKTSYKPGETASALITFPQQIDQALFTLERDKVEKTALMSNASGWLSAKRLSPMQWKVEIPVQDTYGPNITLSVVYVKGADYVFQNLGLKVEQPRINVAVKADKAVYAPGDKVTLDLTAMVDGKPAAGSQLTVGVVDEMIYVLQPEIAPDISDFFYHPRRNNVRTSASLSFIAYDLAVPPSKLALPANGQTHERAIKVLERPRREDKDTALWQPSVTTDAAGRARLTFTMPDSLTRWRITVRATEAGGNVGQNIAYVRSDKDFYVKWTSPNWMRVQDAPNASVAIFNQGNQDASASLNITGSGVNKQESLKLKPGANFISVPLKANGLDNKIDLSLAVGGKTVDALNVPLKVIPVHWLSQRSVSVPVTGKETVLKLPPDASNLQLQFADSASTQFRRLMDDLIDYPYGCVEQTSSRLIPYSLALQSTLPSEERLAAQLTQRLYSYRFRLAQMAGPNATFGWWSVPEKDGDALLTTYAYYADWHASRALKLSLPEGHFDRLNDVYRKDGVKQSHWQRALMLYWMQDMGLPVKSMAEALSEELGAKGAFAKPVVITPRSGMNSMIFANKDDDVQHAMSTLLAAYVVQQSKGNLTGITVTTLPEAAARVHQADLPLGEALLILTGKRPASDAAAVLERVRAESPTIDRALSLLWTYRALGGKSGSNDPLLRNNMAKVELEAGWQARETVTGQSVYRWNATAATPTPAVIKMVSNPSAGMIAIAQFDSREPEKSSLPVKVERRIYRLVPEALPAPSSASKPAINPTTGAPVQPVAGKAGFKLELLGEGAALKTDEVYLDEVVLTRTSGPELNFGIVEVPLPPGTSADRSTWGISLRYPGGKDMEAMERARYEQTPRGYAVPVDALDGQVVIRHLVRAAQTGKFALPPARYYRMYQPDQKAFEDKPRAFMEIR